A stretch of Capricornis sumatraensis isolate serow.1 chromosome 10, serow.2, whole genome shotgun sequence DNA encodes these proteins:
- the IP6K2 gene encoding inositol hexakisphosphate kinase 2, with the protein MSPAFRAMDVEPRDKGILLEPFVHQVGGHSCVLRFNETTLCKPLVPREHQFYETLPAEMRKFTPQYKGVVSVSFEEDEDRNLCLIAHPLKGDHGTVDSVDNSDCEPKSKLLRWTNKKHHVLETDKTSKDWVRQHRKEEKAKSHKLEEEFEWLKKSEVLYYSVEKKGSVSSQLKHYNPWSMKCHQQQLQRMKENAKHRNQYKFILLENLTSRYEVPCVLDLKMGTRQHGDDASEEKAANQIRKCQQSTSAVIGVRVCGMQVYQAGSGQLMFMNKYHGRKLSVQGFKEALFQFFHNGRYLRRELLGPVLRKLTELKGVLERQESYRFYSSSLLIIYDGKERPEVALDSDAEDLEDLSEESADESAGAYAYKPIGTSSVDVRMIDFAHTTCRLYGEDSVVHEGQDAGYIFGLQSLIDIVTEISEESGE; encoded by the exons ATGAGCCCAGCCTTCAGGGCCATGGACGTGGAGCCCCGCGACAAGGGCATCCTGCTGGAGCCCTTTGTCCACCAGGTCGGGGGGCACTCTTGCGTGCTCCGTTTCAACGAGACGACCCTGTGCAAGCCCCTGGTCCCCAGGGAGCACCAGTTCTACGAGACTCTCCCAGCTGAGATGCGCAAATTCACTCCCCAGTACAAAG GTGTGGTATCCGTGAGCTTCGAAGAAGACGAAGACAGGAACTTGTGTTTAATAGCACATCCATTAAAAGGGGACCACGGAACTGTGGACAGTGTAGATAATTCAGACTGTGAACCAAAAAGCAAGCTGCTCAGGTGGACAAACAAAAAGCATCACGTTCTAGAAACAGACAAGACCTCTAAGGACTGGGTGCGGCAGCACCGGAAAGAGGAGAAGGCGAAGAG CCATAAGTTAGAAGAAGAATTTGAGTGGCTGAAGAAATCTGAAGTTTTGTACTACAGTGTAGAGAAAAAGGGGAGTGTAAGTTCTCAGCTTAAACACTACAACCCTTGGAGCATGAAGTGTCACCAGCAGCAGTTACAGAGAATGAAGGAGAATGCGAAACACCGGAACCAGTACA AATTTATCTTGCTGGAGAACCTGACTTCCCGTTACGAGGTGCCTTGTGTCCTGGACCTCAAAATGGGGACACGCCAGCATGGTGACGATGCTTCAGAGGAGAAGGCAGCTAACCAGATCCGCAAGTGCCAGCAGAGCACGTCGGCAGTCATCGGTGTGCGTGTGTGCGGCATGCAG GTGTACCAGGCGGGCAGTGGGCAGCTCATGTTCATGAACAAGTACCACGGACGGAAGCTGTCCGTACAGGGCTTCAAGGAGGCActtttccagtttttccacaATGGCCGGTACCTGCGCCGGGAGCTCCTGGGCCCGGTGCTCAGGAAGCTGACTGAACTCAAGGGCGTGCTGGAGCGACAGGAATCCTACCGCTTCTACTCAAGCTCCCTGCTGATCATCTATGACGGCAAGGAGCGGCCTGAAGTGGCCCTGGACTCGGACGCGGAGGACTTGGAGGACCTGTCGGAGGAGTCTGCTGACGAGTCGGCCGGCGCCTATGCCTACAAGCCCATCGGCACCAGCTCAGTGGACGTGCGCATGATTGATTTCGCACACACCACGTGCAGGCTGTATGGTGAGGACAGTGTGGTCCACGAAGGCCAGGATGCTGGCTATATCTTTGGGCTCCAGAGCCTGATAGACATTGTCACAGAGATAAGTGAGGAGAGCGGGGAGTGA
- the NCKIPSD gene encoding NCK-interacting protein with SH3 domain: MYRALYAFRSAEPNALAFAAGETFLVLERSSAHWWLAARARSGETGYVPPAYLRRLQGLEQDVLQAIDRAIEAVHNAAVRDGGKYSLEQRGVLQKLIHHRKETLSRRGPSAPSPAAMTSSTSDHHLDAAATRQPNGTCRAGFERQHSLPSSEYLGADGGLYQIPPQPRRAAPTTPPPPVKRRDRDALIVSGSGGRNTTPSGGSSVSSGGSISSTSLDTLYTGSSSSEPGPSCSPTPPPVPRRGMLTAVSQAQPPPCKVPSPEPPTEEEAVAAVVETAPAPVPDELEALRALNLGATEEKAVAEPAVPRTIGAELMELVRRNTGLSHELCRVAIGVVVGHIQASVPASSPVMEQVLLSLVEGKDLSTALPSGQVCHDQQRLEVIFADLARRKDDAQQRSWALYEDEGVIRCYLEELLHILTDADPEVCKKMCKRNEFESVLALVAYYQMEHRVSLRLLLLKCFGAMCSLDAAIISMLVSSVLPVELARDMQTDTQDHQKLCYSALILAMVFSMGEAVPYAHYEHLGTPFAQFLLSIVEDGLPLDTTEQLPDLCVNLLLALNLHLPAPDQNVIMAALSKHANVKIFSEKLLLLLNRGDDPVRIFKHEPQPPHSILKFLQDVFASPATAAIFYHTDMMALIDITVRHIADLSPGDKLRMEYLSLMHAVVRSTPYLQHRHRLPDLQATLRRILTEEEASPQCQMDRMIVQEMCKEFPVLGEAPS, from the exons ATGTACCGCGCGCTGTACGCGTTCCGCTCGGCGGAGCCCAACGCGCTGGCGTTCGCCGCGGGCGAGACCTTCCTGGTGCTGGAGCGCAGCAGCGCGCACTGGTGGTTGGCGGCGCGGGCGCGCAGCGGTGAGACCGGCTACGTGCCGCCCGCCTACCTGCGCCGCCTGCAG GGCCTGGAGCAGGATGTCCTCCAAGCCATTGACCGGGCCATTGAGGCCGTGCACAATGCGGCCGTGCGGGACGGTGGCAAATACAGCCTGGAGCAGCGCGGGGTCCTCCA GAAGCTGATTCACCACCGGAAAGAGACCCTGTCCCGCAGAGGCCCCtccgcccccagccctgcagctatGACCTCGTCCACCAGTGACCACCATCTGGACGCCGCCGCCACCAGGCAGCCCAATGGCACGTGTCGAGCTGGGTTTGAGCGGCAGCACAGCCTGCCCAGTTCTGAGTATCTTGGGGCGGATGGAGGCCTCTACCAG ATCCCACCACAGCCTCGCCGAGCAGCGCCCACCACGCCACCCCCACCCGTGAAGCGCCGAGACCGCGACGCCCTGATCGTCTCAGGGAGTG GCGGCCGCAACACCACGCCCTCCGGGGGCAGTTCTGTGTCCAGCGGCGGCTCCATCAGCAGCACCTCCCTTGACACGCTGTACACTGGCTCCAGCTCATCCGAGCCTGGCCCCAGCTGCTCACCCACGCCCCCGCCTGTGCCCCGCCGAGGCATGCTTACTGCTGTGTCCCAAGCTCAGCCCCCGCCCTGCAAGGTGCCAAGCCCGGAGCCCCCTACAGAGGAGGAGGCAGTGGCGGCAGTGGTGGAGACAGCCCCAGCCCCGGTCCCTGATGAGCTGGAGGCCCTGAGGGCACTGAACCTGGGGGCCACAGAGGAGAAGGCGGTGGCTGAGCCTGCCGTGCCCAGGACCATCGGGGCAGAGCTGATGGAGCTCGTGCGGAGGAACACTGGCCTGAGCCACGAGCTCTGCCGCGTGGCCATTGGTGTCGTGGTGGGCCACATCCAGGCCTCTGTGCCAGCCAGCTCGCCTGTCATGGAGCAGGTCCTCCTCTCGCTGGTGGAGGGCAAG GACCTGAGCACCGCCCTGCCCTCAGGGCAGGTCTGCCATGACCAGCAGCGGCTGGAGGTGATCTTTGCAGACCTGGCCCGGCGGAAGGACGACGCCCAGCAGCGCAGCTGGGCCCTGTATGAGGACGAGGGCGTCATCCGCTGCTACCTGGAGGAGCTGCTGCACATTCTG ACGGACGCAGACCCTGAAGTTTGCAAGAAAATGTGCAAGCGGAACGAGTTCGAGTCTGTCTTGGCCTTGGTGGCCTACTACCAaatg GAGCACCGGGTGTCGCTGCGGCTGCTGCTCCTCAAGTGCTTCGGCGCCATGTGCAGCCTGGATGCGGCCATCATCTCCATGCTTGTGTCGTCCGTGCTGCCCGTGGAGCTGGCACGGGACATGCAGACAGACACGCAGG ACCACCAGAAGCTCTGTTACTCTGCCCTCATCCTGGCCATGGTCTTCTCCATGGGCGAGGCAGTGCCCTACGCACACTATG AGCACCTGGGCACACCCTTTGCCCAGTTTCTGCTGAGCATCGTTGAGGATGGGCTGCCCTTGGACACCACGGAGCAGCTGCCGGATCTCTGCGTGAATCTACTTCTGGCTCTCAACCTGCACCTGCCAG CCCCGGACCAGAACGTCATCATGGCCGCCCTGAGCAAACATGCCAACGTCAAGATCTTCTCCGAGAAGCTGCTGTTGCTCCTGAACAGAGGGG ATGACCCCGTGCGCATCTTCAAGCACGAGCCGCAGCCGCCACACTCCATCCTCAAGTTCCTGCAGGACGTGTTCGCCAGCCCCGCCACAGCTGCCATCTTCTACCACACGGACATGATGGCGCTCATCGACATCACCGTGCGACACATCGCGGACCTGTCGCCCGGAGACAAG CTGCGCATGGAGTACCTCTCCCTGATGCATGCCGTGGTCCGCTCCACGCCCTACCTGCAGCACCGCCACCGGCTCCCCGACCTGCAGGCCACACTGCGACGCATCCTGACGGAGGAGGAAGCCTCGCCCCAGTGCCAGATGGACCGCATGATCGTCCAGGAGATGTGCAAGGAGTTCCCGGTGCTGGGCGAGGCCCCCAGCTAg